In a single window of the uncultured Dysgonomonas sp. genome:
- a CDS encoding ABC transporter permease, translated as MIKFLVEKEFKQILRNKFLPKLIMVWPVMMMLIMPWAANQEIKDISLSIVDNDHSSYSERLVNKITSSGYFLLTDVSESNNKALESIESGKADIILEIQPDFEKNLVRDGRANVMVSANAVNGVKGGLSSSYMTSILSDFGNEIRGEWVQTSTKTILPVINIVPQNKFNPHLDYKVFMVPALMVMLLTLLAGFLPALNIVGEKEAGTIEQMNVTPVNKFTFILAKLIPYWIIGGIVLTVCFLLSALVYGLAPSGSLLTIALFAGVYTLVVSGLGLVISNYSNTTQQAMFVMFFFLIILILMSGMFTPINSMPEWAKVITMANPLRYFIEVMRMVFLKGSALTDMTTHMVVLIGFALFFNIWAVISYKKTN; from the coding sequence ATGATAAAGTTTCTTGTCGAAAAAGAATTTAAACAGATTCTGAGGAATAAATTCCTTCCGAAATTGATAATGGTATGGCCTGTTATGATGATGCTTATCATGCCCTGGGCAGCGAATCAGGAGATAAAAGATATCAGCCTGAGCATTGTCGACAACGACCATAGTTCTTATTCAGAGCGTCTTGTAAATAAAATAACTTCTTCCGGATATTTTCTTCTTACAGACGTATCTGAATCGAATAATAAAGCCTTGGAGAGTATAGAATCCGGCAAAGCGGATATCATTCTGGAAATACAACCTGACTTTGAAAAAAATCTAGTACGGGATGGCCGGGCCAATGTAATGGTTTCAGCCAATGCGGTGAATGGAGTCAAAGGAGGGTTGAGTTCTTCTTATATGACCTCTATTCTTAGCGATTTCGGAAATGAAATACGAGGAGAATGGGTACAAACAAGCACTAAAACTATTCTGCCTGTTATCAATATAGTACCTCAGAATAAATTCAATCCACATCTCGATTACAAAGTATTTATGGTACCGGCACTGATGGTTATGTTGCTTACCTTACTTGCCGGATTCCTACCCGCATTGAACATAGTTGGAGAAAAAGAGGCCGGAACTATCGAGCAGATGAATGTAACTCCGGTTAATAAATTCACCTTTATTCTGGCAAAATTGATTCCATACTGGATTATCGGAGGTATTGTACTTACGGTTTGCTTCTTGCTTTCCGCTTTAGTGTATGGCTTGGCTCCTTCGGGCAGCCTTCTCACTATCGCCCTCTTTGCCGGGGTTTATACACTTGTAGTTTCAGGCTTGGGACTGGTTATATCAAATTATTCGAATACAACGCAGCAAGCCATGTTTGTCATGTTCTTTTTCCTTATTATACTGATTCTGATGAGTGGTATGTTTACTCCCATAAACAGTATGCCAGAGTGGGCAAAGGTCATTACGATGGCTAATCCTCTGAGGTATTTCATAGAGGTAATGCGTATGGTATTTCTGAAAGGAAGCGCATTAACAGATATGACGACACATATGGTTGTCCTCATCGGATTTGCATTGTTCTTTAATATATGGGCAGTAATAAGTTACAAGAAGACAAATTGA
- a CDS encoding four helix bundle protein yields the protein MVAEKSYNFALRIINLYKWLVAEHNEYVLSKQLLRSGIAIGALIKEGEHAQSKADFLNKMNIALKEANETEYWLMLLKDAAFLSEKEFVSIHLDCQELIKLLISIVKTTKERLNRS from the coding sequence ATGGTTGCTGAAAAATCGTATAACTTTGCTCTAAGAATAATAAATCTGTATAAGTGGCTTGTGGCAGAACATAACGAATATGTTTTGTCAAAACAATTACTTCGTAGTGGAATAGCTATTGGGGCCTTGATAAAAGAAGGTGAACATGCCCAGTCTAAAGCTGATTTTCTAAACAAAATGAATATCGCTTTAAAAGAAGCCAACGAAACCGAATATTGGCTTATGCTTTTGAAAGATGCAGCTTTTTTATCGGAGAAAGAATTTGTTTCCATTCATTTAGATTGTCAAGAATTAATAAAACTTCTTATAAGTATTGTAAAAACAACAAAAGAACGATTAAACAGAAGTTAG
- a CDS encoding winged helix-turn-helix domain-containing protein: protein MLNNLIGADAGLVWQLLSERGMMTIDDIEKITGYRQMYVYLTLGWLSRENKIHYLEKNDILYVELVTV, encoded by the coding sequence ATGTTGAATAATCTTATTGGTGCTGATGCCGGATTAGTATGGCAATTACTCAGCGAAAGGGGTATGATGACAATTGATGACATAGAAAAAATAACAGGTTACAGGCAGATGTATGTATATCTCACCCTCGGCTGGCTTTCGAGGGAGAATAAGATTCATTATCTGGAAAAGAATGACATTTTATATGTCGAGTTAGTAACTGTTTAA
- a CDS encoding ABC transporter permease, with product MKQFISFVKKEFFHIFRDRRTMLILLGMPIVQIILFGFAITTEVKNTQIAIFDPSKDISTQRITEQLQASEYFTVTEVLNNPDDMDRIFKEGKVNLVIVFGENFSDNLLHTGEASVQLITDATDPNQASMLSGYATSIITSYQQELMQEYKVPFQIIPEIRMLYNPQLKSAYNFVPGVMGLILMLICAMMTSIAIVREKEQGTMEILLASPIRPIYIILAKMVPYFTLSFVNLSTILLLSVFVLQVPVAGSLFWLTIVSVLFIMVALALGLLISTIVDTQVAAMLVSGMGLMMPVMLLSGMIFPIESMPAVLQWFSDIIPAKWYVSSVRKLMIEGVDVVFVLKEMIILLVMAVSLIVVSLKKFKTRLT from the coding sequence ATGAAACAATTCATAAGCTTCGTAAAAAAAGAATTCTTCCACATATTTCGCGACAGGCGTACTATGCTTATCCTGCTTGGCATGCCCATAGTGCAGATTATACTTTTCGGGTTTGCAATTACAACCGAAGTGAAAAATACGCAGATTGCGATATTCGACCCCTCAAAAGATATTTCAACACAGCGCATCACGGAACAATTACAGGCTAGCGAATATTTTACTGTTACGGAAGTACTAAATAATCCCGATGATATGGACAGAATATTCAAAGAAGGGAAAGTTAATCTGGTAATCGTATTTGGAGAAAATTTCAGTGATAACCTGCTACATACCGGGGAAGCGTCTGTACAACTTATAACCGATGCTACCGACCCAAATCAGGCTAGTATGCTATCTGGTTACGCAACCAGTATTATCACCTCCTATCAGCAGGAACTAATGCAGGAATATAAAGTTCCGTTTCAGATTATACCCGAGATAAGAATGCTATACAATCCTCAGCTTAAAAGCGCCTATAACTTCGTTCCCGGAGTAATGGGGCTTATACTGATGCTGATATGCGCCATGATGACATCCATAGCTATTGTACGCGAAAAAGAACAGGGTACTATGGAAATACTATTAGCATCGCCGATTAGGCCGATATACATCATTCTCGCAAAGATGGTTCCATATTTCACCTTATCTTTTGTCAATCTGTCTACAATACTCCTTTTGTCGGTCTTTGTATTACAGGTACCTGTGGCGGGAAGTCTCTTCTGGCTGACAATCGTTTCCGTTCTGTTCATTATGGTGGCATTGGCTTTAGGCTTGCTTATCTCTACTATTGTAGATACACAGGTCGCAGCCATGCTGGTCTCAGGTATGGGATTGATGATGCCTGTGATGCTGCTTTCGGGAATGATATTCCCTATAGAAAGCATGCCTGCGGTTCTCCAATGGTTTTCTGATATCATACCGGCAAAATGGTATGTATCATCCGTAAGAAAGCTTATGATAGAGGGGGTGGATGTAGTATTTGTATTAAAAGAGATGATAATACTATTAGTTATGGCAGTATCCCTGATAGTGGTAAGTTTAAAGAAGTTCAAAACAAGGCTCACTTAA
- a CDS encoding TetR/AcrR family transcriptional regulator, translating to MEKDISTEEKIKEAARKVFQEKGYGQARTRDIADEAGINLALLNYYFRSKEKLFDIIMEESMQQMFGLIVGIVNDENTELSKKIDLIANRYVDSLLENPNLPLFVLSEIQANPKKLIEKIGISENLIKNNYFYKQIQEQMDKKGIKGIAPLQIFINIVSMTVFPIVGKPLLISIHSPMTEDDYTNFINERRKLVPQWIKMMLKIDE from the coding sequence ATGGAAAAAGATATATCGACAGAAGAAAAAATAAAGGAAGCTGCCCGAAAAGTGTTTCAGGAAAAAGGATACGGACAAGCCCGAACACGTGATATAGCCGACGAAGCGGGTATAAATCTGGCATTACTTAATTATTATTTCCGCAGTAAAGAAAAGCTGTTCGATATAATAATGGAAGAAAGTATGCAACAAATGTTCGGACTGATAGTTGGGATCGTCAATGATGAAAACACAGAATTGTCAAAAAAAATAGATTTAATTGCAAACCGTTATGTAGATTCTCTTTTAGAAAATCCCAATTTACCATTATTTGTATTAAGTGAAATACAAGCCAATCCAAAGAAGCTGATAGAAAAAATCGGGATTTCAGAAAATCTCATAAAGAATAATTACTTCTACAAGCAGATACAGGAACAGATGGATAAAAAAGGAATAAAAGGAATTGCCCCACTTCAAATCTTTATAAATATCGTATCAATGACTGTGTTCCCTATTGTAGGTAAACCCTTATTGATAAGCATACATAGTCCGATGACTGAAGATGATTATACCAACTTCATTAATGAGCGTCGGAAACTTGTTCCACAATGGATAAAAATGATGTTGAAAATAGATGAATAA
- a CDS encoding helix-turn-helix domain-containing protein codes for MAKYSTELTEKIVSLLEDEFFTVSQVCKATGISRETYYCWMNTRGDFRSEVEQAVVRREAELMTMIHASLKKKLEGYYTTVEKDIYVPDGHTGELVFKQKTVTKKECPPDLRTIKMLLDRKDKKDSLSRFPQGEEKAAKACTMKDEAETLEKIEEADNSIDQKPAEEILETCAEAIIEFPPKNEHTKKDMQVLTSSQKRKGEHKKKKNMTTEKIKKTVRCVRF; via the coding sequence ATGGCAAAGTACAGTACAGAATTGACAGAAAAGATTGTAAGCCTGCTTGAAGACGAGTTTTTCACCGTATCACAGGTATGTAAGGCAACAGGCATCAGCCGTGAGACATATTATTGCTGGATGAATACCAGAGGCGATTTCCGCAGCGAAGTGGAACAGGCGGTAGTGCGCCGCGAAGCGGAACTGATGACGATGATCCATGCTTCACTGAAAAAGAAACTTGAAGGCTATTACACCACGGTAGAAAAAGACATCTATGTCCCCGATGGACATACAGGCGAACTTGTTTTCAAGCAGAAGACAGTTACAAAAAAGGAATGCCCGCCCGACCTTCGCACGATAAAGATGCTGCTGGACAGAAAGGATAAGAAGGATAGCCTCTCCCGATTTCCCCAGGGGGAGGAGAAAGCCGCTAAAGCATGCACAATGAAGGATGAAGCCGAAACTCTGGAAAAAATAGAAGAAGCAGATAATAGTATAGATCAAAAACCGGCGGAAGAAATATTGGAAACCTGCGCGGAGGCCATCATCGAGTTCCCCCCGAAAAACGAACATACAAAAAAGGATATGCAGGTACTTACTTCTTCACAGAAAAGAAAGGGCGAACACAAAAAGAAGAAAAATATGACAACCGAAAAAATTAAGAAAACTGTCAGATGTGTCAGGTTTTAA
- a CDS encoding TolC family protein, whose amino-acid sequence MKKYLLLFLFSIPSLAFSQATLLLEACHRKAKANYPLIRRYELIEKSKEYNLSNAGKGYLPQFSLSAKASYQSEVTKIPISVPGIDIKGLSKDQYSATIDITQTIWDGGAIGSKKEITNANADVEKKQLDVDLYTINDRVNQLYFGILLLDAKIKQNDLLQDELQRNYNLISSYIQNGIANQADLDAIKVEQLKTAQNKTQLLSNRKSYLDMLALLIGENLDKRTTLQKPEGEDLIISSQVNRPELELFDAQLNSLETQKRSIKTSYMPKLGLFLTGGYGKPGLNMLDNDFSPYYIGGVRLSWNFGSLYTQKNDKKLIEINQDNVLTQRETFLFNTNLETTQEQQEIEKNRDLLKYDDEIISLRNSVKRAAEAKVANGTQTVTDLMREINNEDLAKQDKIQHEIELLLSIYNLKYTTNN is encoded by the coding sequence ATGAAAAAATACTTGTTACTTTTTTTGTTTTCAATCCCATCCCTGGCTTTTTCTCAGGCAACTCTCCTGCTTGAGGCTTGTCACCGGAAAGCAAAAGCGAACTATCCGCTTATCAGACGGTACGAGCTGATAGAGAAATCGAAAGAGTATAATCTGTCGAATGCAGGAAAAGGATATTTGCCTCAGTTCTCTTTGTCGGCAAAAGCATCTTATCAGTCGGAAGTAACCAAAATACCAATTTCCGTTCCGGGGATAGATATCAAAGGACTAAGCAAAGACCAGTATTCTGCAACGATAGACATCACTCAGACTATCTGGGATGGAGGTGCAATCGGCTCAAAAAAAGAGATAACCAATGCAAATGCCGATGTAGAGAAAAAGCAATTGGATGTAGACCTCTATACAATAAACGACAGGGTCAATCAATTGTATTTCGGCATTTTATTACTCGATGCCAAAATAAAGCAAAATGATCTTTTACAGGATGAATTGCAGCGTAATTACAACCTGATTTCGTCCTATATTCAAAATGGAATAGCCAATCAGGCCGATCTGGATGCTATTAAAGTAGAGCAGTTGAAAACCGCGCAAAACAAAACACAATTGTTATCTAACAGAAAATCCTATCTGGATATGCTAGCGCTGTTAATAGGAGAGAATCTGGATAAAAGGACCACATTGCAAAAGCCGGAAGGGGAAGACCTGATAATTTCATCACAAGTGAACCGCCCCGAATTGGAACTTTTCGACGCACAACTCAACAGCCTTGAAACACAAAAAAGATCGATCAAAACAAGCTATATGCCAAAGCTGGGTTTGTTCCTTACGGGAGGTTATGGCAAACCGGGATTGAATATGCTGGATAATGATTTCTCTCCCTATTATATCGGGGGAGTCCGTTTGTCATGGAACTTTGGTAGTCTTTACACTCAAAAAAACGATAAAAAGCTGATAGAAATTAATCAGGATAACGTTCTTACTCAGCGTGAGACTTTTCTTTTCAATACAAATCTGGAAACTACCCAAGAACAACAAGAGATAGAAAAGAACCGGGACTTATTGAAGTACGATGATGAAATAATCTCGCTCCGCAACAGTGTAAAACGTGCAGCAGAGGCAAAAGTAGCTAATGGGACACAGACTGTAACCGACCTGATGCGCGAAATAAATAATGAGGATCTGGCTAAGCAGGATAAAATACAACACGAAATAGAACTGCTGTTATCTATATATAATCTGAAATATACAACAAATAACTAA
- a CDS encoding ABC transporter ATP-binding protein, whose protein sequence is MKAISVQNISKKYRDIQALNDISFDVEQGEIYGIIGPDGAGKTSLFRILTTLLLADGGTATVDGLDVVRDYKEIRNHIGYMPGRFSLYQDLTVEENLEFFATVFNTTIQENYHLIKDIYQQIEPFKNRRAGKLSGGMKQKLALSCALIHKPTVLFLDEPTTGVDPVSRKEFWEMLRKLKEQNITILVSTPYMDEATLCDRIALIQQGSFLQVDTPQNIIDRFSEPLWSVKSDQMYQLLKDLRQYDKVKTCFTFGETHHITVNNNLTEAELKAFLADKQHKDIEIHTIQATIEDCYMQLAQNNE, encoded by the coding sequence ATGAAAGCTATCTCTGTACAAAATATAAGTAAAAAGTACCGTGATATTCAGGCCCTGAACGATATCAGTTTCGACGTGGAACAAGGCGAGATATACGGTATTATCGGCCCCGACGGAGCCGGAAAGACAAGCCTTTTCCGTATCCTTACCACTTTGCTTCTGGCTGATGGCGGCACAGCTACAGTCGACGGACTTGATGTAGTGAGGGACTATAAGGAGATACGCAATCATATCGGCTACATGCCGGGTAGATTTTCACTTTATCAGGATTTGACGGTGGAAGAGAATCTCGAATTCTTCGCTACCGTATTCAATACGACCATTCAGGAAAACTACCATCTGATAAAAGATATTTACCAACAAATAGAACCATTCAAAAACAGGAGAGCAGGCAAGTTATCGGGTGGTATGAAACAAAAGCTGGCACTGAGTTGCGCCCTTATACATAAACCCACCGTATTGTTCCTTGATGAACCGACTACAGGAGTAGACCCGGTTTCTCGAAAGGAATTCTGGGAGATGCTCAGGAAACTGAAAGAACAGAATATCACCATTCTTGTATCTACTCCTTATATGGACGAGGCTACGCTTTGCGACCGTATTGCACTTATTCAGCAAGGCAGTTTTTTGCAGGTAGATACACCGCAAAATATTATAGACCGGTTTTCGGAGCCGTTATGGTCGGTAAAGAGTGATCAGATGTATCAGTTATTAAAAGATTTACGGCAATACGATAAGGTGAAGACCTGTTTCACGTTTGGAGAAACACATCATATCACTGTCAACAATAATCTGACTGAGGCCGAGCTGAAAGCCTTCCTTGCCGATAAACAACATAAGGATATAGAAATACATACCATTCAGGCAACTATCGAAGATTGTTACATGCAATTGGCTCAAAATAACGAATAA
- a CDS encoding HlyD family efflux transporter periplasmic adaptor subunit: MNTIKNILYFSFAILLSSCGRGNGDYDASGVFETTEVIVSAEANGKIMQFDITEGQLLDAGREIGYIDTVQLYLKKMQLLANMKSVKTRYTDVPRQIAATKQQIATQRNELRRFENLVKANAANQKQVDEINAQILVLERQLAAQTETLENSNRGVSEESTGLDIQVAQLNDQLQKSIITSPIKGTVLSKYAEQGELATQGRVLFKIADMDNMFLRAYITSGQLTEVKIGQQVRVFADFGEKDMKEYTGTITWISDKSEFTPKTIQTRDERANLVYAVKIAVKNDGYLKKGMYGELKLN; the protein is encoded by the coding sequence ATGAATACAATAAAAAATATACTTTACTTCAGTTTTGCCATCCTTTTATCATCTTGTGGCAGGGGTAATGGCGATTATGATGCATCGGGCGTATTTGAAACAACCGAAGTAATTGTCTCTGCCGAAGCCAATGGAAAGATAATGCAATTTGATATTACAGAAGGCCAGCTCCTTGATGCAGGAAGGGAAATAGGTTATATAGACACTGTACAGCTATATCTGAAAAAGATGCAGCTGCTGGCCAATATGAAATCGGTAAAAACCCGCTATACAGATGTACCCCGCCAGATAGCAGCCACGAAACAACAAATAGCTACTCAAAGGAATGAACTCAGACGTTTCGAGAATCTGGTAAAGGCCAATGCCGCCAATCAGAAGCAAGTAGATGAAATCAATGCTCAGATACTGGTATTGGAAAGGCAGCTGGCTGCACAAACCGAGACTTTGGAAAACTCTAACAGAGGAGTATCCGAAGAAAGTACAGGGCTGGATATACAGGTTGCCCAATTGAATGACCAATTACAAAAATCAATTATTACAAGCCCGATAAAAGGAACTGTGCTATCCAAATACGCAGAACAGGGAGAACTGGCAACCCAAGGCAGAGTCCTATTCAAGATTGCCGATATGGACAATATGTTTCTGCGGGCATATATTACTTCCGGTCAGCTTACCGAAGTAAAAATAGGACAACAGGTCAGGGTATTCGCCGACTTCGGAGAAAAAGACATGAAAGAATATACAGGCACGATTACATGGATATCGGATAAATCGGAATTCACTCCAAAAACCATTCAGACCCGGGACGAACGCGCCAATCTGGTCTATGCGGTAAAAATAGCCGTAAAGAACGATGGCTACCTCAAAAAAGGGATGTATGGGGAGTTGAAACTGAACTAA